A single genomic interval of Puntigrus tetrazona isolate hp1 chromosome 1, ASM1883169v1, whole genome shotgun sequence harbors:
- the LOC122349201 gene encoding GTPase IMAP family member 4-like, with product MATEKSDSDEEHDSRELRIVLLGVSGAGKSSTGNAILGREAFKENRTRESEKQRGRVEDRNISIIDTPGFFNTHLSKDELLRQMLRCLYFSHPGPHVFLLVINLENFREEQRNIVEQIQENFGDQALKFTMPLFIGRENISKTEWIQITQSENTKQLLSYFKGIFHVMNSKEDCDPYQITMLLKRIDEMVRNNEERHYSGVIYYQKNLRKLNEQDRVDQEELDIRQERDTVQEQKRRVNQEEKVDTKSEERSKDDNQRRQEEVNEWRGCRLVQTDLNRTQTESQREGWNLQEEIITRHALKQDLKIVLLGKCGAGKTSARNTILGRKTPLVQIHTLACKTKEADVCGRNISVIDTPGFLDDALHNEKLKSAIERSVFMSDPGPHAFLLVISLYYYKAMKNTVRWVQENIEPCVLTHTIVLFTSTDWMSWLKCPALDEYVATNSCVRSLVDSCGGRYHSLNNKDRHNHFQVNKLLEKIEELVKRNGGRPYAKQNIFKKAPKK from the exons ATGGCAACAGAAAAAAGTG ACTCTGATGAAGAACATGATTCACGTGAGCTGAGGATTGTGTTGCTGGGAGTTTCTGGAGCTGGAAAGAGTTCAACCGGAAATGCAATATTGGGTCGAGAGGCGTTTAAAGAGAACAGAaccagagagagtgagaaacagAGAGGAAGAGTAGAAGACAGAAACATCTCCATCATCGACACGCCAGGATTCTTCAACACTCATCTGTCTAAAGACGAGCTGCTGAGACAGATGCTGAGATGTCTGTATTTTTCTCATCCTGGTCCTCATGTGTTCCTGCTCGTCATCAACCTGGAGAACTTCAGAGAGGAGCAGAGGAACATCGTGGAGCAAATTCAGGAGAACTTTGGAGATCAAGCTTTAAAGTTCACCATGCCACTGTTTATCGGAAGAGAAAATATATCCAAAACGGAATGGATTCAAATCACTCAAAGTGAAAATACGAAACAGCTGCTGAGCTATTTTAAGGGAATATTTCATGTGATGAACAGCAAAGAGGACTGTGATCCCTACCAAATCACGATGCTCCTAAAGAGAATTGATGAAATGGTGAGAAACAATGAAGAACGACACTACAGTGGTGTGATCTACTACCAGAAGAATCTGAGAAAACTCAACGAGCAGGACAGAGTGGATCAAGAAGAATTAGACATAAGACAAGAAAGGGATACGGTGCAAGAACAGAAAAGAAGGGTGAACCAGGAAGAGAAAGTTGACACCAAAAGTGAAGAGAGATCAAAAGATGACAATCAGAGAAGACAAGAAGAAGTTAACGAGTGGAGAGGATGCAGGCTAGTACAAACAGATCTGAACAGGACACAGACGGAAAGCCAGAGAGAGGGATGGAACCTACAAGAAGAAATCATAACAAGACATGCACTCAAACAAG ATCTGAAGATTGTGCTGCTGGGAAAATGTGGAGCAGGAAAGACTTCAGCGAGAAACACCATCCTGGGCAGAAAAACACCTCTCGTCCAGATACACACTCTGGCCTGTAAGACAAAAGAAGCAGATGTGTGTGGAAGAAACATCTCAGTAATAGACACTCCAGGATTTCTCGATGACGCACTCCACAATGAAAAACTGAAGTCTGCGATAGAGCGTTCTGTCTTCATGTCTGATCCTGGTCCTCATGCGTTTCTGCTGGTGATCAGCCTGTATTATTACAAAGCGATGAAGAACACCGTCAGATGGGTTCAGGAAAACATCGAGCCATGTGTTTTGACTCACACAATTGTGCTCTTCACTAGCACCGACTGGATGTCGTGGTTGAAATGTCCAGCGCTGGATGAATACGTCGCAACAAACAGTTGTGTGAGATCCCTGGTGGACAGCTGCGGTGGGAGATATCACTCGCTGAATAACAAGGACAGACACAACCACTTTCAGGTCAATAAGTTGCTAGAGAAGATCGAGGAGCTGGTGAAGAGAAATGGAGGGAGACCGTATgccaaacaaaacatatttaaaaaggcccCCAAAAAATAA
- the LOC122344237 gene encoding GTPase IMAP family member 4-like — translation MNPEHTESEEPPAVQELRMVLIGRCEAGKSSIGNVILGREAFKESTTTESEIQRGRVEDRNISIIDTPGFFNTRLTDEEMKKQMMKSLYLSDPGPHVFLLVIRLDRFIEDVVKIVKRIYEHFGKDAFRFTMVLFTGREAMSKREWIEFRLERKTRELLSFCEEKCHVIIHKNKRDRKQIASLLENIDEVVRKNGREHYFKDVSVKNGQDEVRTKEKDGKEENKREEQITSQEKTKNIEENRAEPQLREEKISLQKDQLTTTESEKGSPERSLSNQKHETCLTRQEKKETPENSLLKASDLKIVLLGKSGSGKSSTGNTILGRDAFKIASSCQTCEKHDADVSGRNVSVIDTPGLLDPAMMRDRLRAEMQKCVEMTAPGPHVFLLILRLDEKFTEEEKNTVRWIQENVGEDALHRTVILFTHADHLKGESLHGYIRDSPHLQAFTESFDGRLHSFDNKSTEDRSQVSELLEKIEEVVERNGGRHYTSETFAKNQEDIEKGEKVKENPSNWLRGVFVFFVGALAAAVVAKSGLEG, via the exons ATGAATCCAGAACACACAG AGTCCGAAGAACCACCTGCTGTACAAGAGCTAAGGATGGTGCTGATTGGAAGATGTGAAGCTGGAAAGAGCTCAATAGGCAACGTAATACTGGGTCGAGAGGCGTTTAAAGAAAGCACGACCACAGAGAGTGAGATACAAAGAGGAAGAGTAGAAGACCGAAACATCTCCATCATCGACACGCCAGGATTCTTCAACACTCGCCTGACTGATGAAGAGATGAAGAAGCAGATGATGAAGAGTCTGTATCTCTCTGATCCCGGTCCTCACGTGTTCCTGCTCGTCATCAGACTGGACAGATTCATAGAAGACGTGGTGAAGATCGTAAAAAGGATCTATGAGCACTTTGGAAAAGACGCGTTCAGGTTCACCATGGTGCTGTTCACGGGAAGAGAGGCGATGTCCAAACGAGAATGGATAGAGTTCAGACTGGAGAGAAAAACGAGAGAACTCCTGAGCTTCTGTGAAGAGAAATGTCACGTGATCATCCACAAAAACAAGAGAGACAGGAAGCAGATCGCAAGCCTGTTGGAGAATATTGACGAAGTCGTGAGGAAGAACGGACgagaacattattttaaagatgtctCTGTAAAGAACGGCCAAGATGAGGTGAGGACGAAGGAAAAAGATGGAAAAGAGGAGAACAAGCGAGAGGAACAAATAACAAGTCAAGAGAAAACAAAGAACATTGAAGAAAACAGAGCAGAGCCTCAGTTAAGAGAAGAAAAGATAAGTCTTCAGAAGGACCAGCTAACTACAACTGAGAGTGAAAAAGGATCTCCAGAAAGAAGTCTAAGTAACCAAAAACATGAAACCTGTTTGACCAGGCAGGAGAAGAAAGAGACACCAGAAAATAGTTTGTTAAAAG CATCTGATCTGAAGATTGTTCTTCTGGGGAAAAGTGGATCTGGAAAGAGCTCAACAGGAAACACCATCCTGGGAAGAGATGCGTTCAAAATCGCTTCGAGCTGTCAGACCTGCGAGAAACACGACGCAGATGTGTCTGGGAGAAACGTCTCGGTGATCGACACTCCAGGGCTGCTTGATCCAGCGATGATGAGGGACCGACTGCGGGCTGAAATGCAGAAGTGCGTAGAGATGACGGCTCCTGGTCCTCACGTGTTTCTGCTGATACTCCGGCTGGACGAGAAATTCACAGAAGAGGAGAAAAACACAGTGAGGTGGATTCAGGAGAACGTCGGAGAAGATGCTTTACATCGCACCGTCATCCTGTTCACTCACGCGGATCATCTGAAGGGAGAATCGCTACATGGGTATATCAGAGACTCTCCACATCTACAGGCTTTTACTGAGAGCTTTGACGGCAGACTTCACTCGTTCGACAATAAGAGCACGGAGGATCGGTCTCAGGTCTCTGAGCTGCTGGAGAAGATCGAGGAGGTGGTGGAGAGAAACGGAGGGAGGCACTACACCAGTGAGACATTCGCTAAAAATCAGGAAGATATCGAGAAAGGAGAGAAAGTCAAGGAAAACCCATCAAATTGGTTGAGAggagtgtttgttttcttcgtCGGAGCGCTAGCGGCTGCAGTGGTAGCTAAAAGTGGACTCGAAGGATGA
- the LOC122344221 gene encoding sialic acid-binding Ig-like lectin 13 has translation MYFLLMSLRMAPRLPLIFLLMIHGVSSAGWSVRYSSSHICALKHSSVIMRCTYTYPPGHQIKKVFWTKNLVKDVEPPDLSKDLEYSQRFQYLGDKQKNCTMRLSHVTQKDEHKYYFRFITDEDMKWTGRPGVTLTVLDLQVESPERVTEGDSVRLTCKSSCALTDRATFIWYRNSQPLTERRDRNNILLLQSVRREDAGRYSCALQEHTYISPEVYLNVTYPPKSVLVSISPSEIVEGDSVTLICSSDSNPPAEISWIKGRTTVGSGRIYNISKIRSDHSGEYKCKSRNEHGVKYSEAVTLNVMYPPRNVSVLMNGSGEIVEGDSVTLICSSDSNPPAEISWIKGGTTVGSGRIYNISKIRSDHSEEYKCKSRNKHGEKYSEAVAFNIKYPPRNVSVFMNGSGEIVEGDSVTLICSSDSNPPALNFFWFKENQSSSVGSGQSFSALQSGRFYCEAHNQHGSQRSDAVSVTVHPGDGQNVIVITAASGGGLFIIIIIVIIIVYHRMKRQDVNSEDFTVNENDLYSYTSQRVSEALSEPDRVSDALYINVSRLRGKTPESRDTEEIQYATVQHHRKKETNRPEDNEYVETLEKPSVIYSGVR, from the exons ATGTATTTTCTGCTGATGTCGCTCAGAATGGCTCCTCGTCTTCCTCTGATCTTTCTGCTCATGATTCACG GTGTATCTAGTGCTGGTTGGTCTGTGAGATACAGTTCTTCACACATCTGTGCTCTAAAACACTCATCAGTGATAATGAGATGCACTTATACATACCCTCCTGGACATCAGATCAAGAAAGTGTTCTGGACCAAAAACCTGGTAAAGGATGTAGAGCCTCCAGATCTGTCTAAGGACCTTGAATACAGTCAGAGGTTTCAGTATCTGGGAGATAAACAGAAGAACTGCACCATGAGACTgagtcatgtgacacagaaagaTGAACACAAGTACTATTTCAGATTCATCACTGATGAAGATATGAAATGGACTGGTCGTCCAGGAGTGACTCTTACTGTTTTAG aTCTTCAGGTGGAGTCTcctgagagagtgacagagggAGATTCAGTCCGTCTGACATGTAAAAGCAGCTGCGCTCTGACTGACAGAGCAACATTCATCTGGTACAGAAACTCACAGCCATTAActgagagaagagacagaaacaatataCTCCTGCTGCAGTCAGTCAGAAGAGAGGATGCAGGCAGATATAGCTGTGCTCTACAGGAACACACTTACATCTCTCCTGAGGTTTATCTCAATGTCACGT ACCCACCAAAGAGTGTCTTAGTGTCCATCAGTCCATCTGAAATAGTGGAAggagattcagtgactctgatctgcagcagtgattcaaacccacctgcagaAATCAGCTGGATTAAAGGAAGAACAACTGTAGGATCTGGAAGAATCTACAACATCTCAAAGATCAGATCTGATCACAGTGGAGAATACAAGTGCAAGTCCAGAAATGAACATGGAGTGAAATACTCTGAAGCTGTGACTTTAAACGTCATGT ACCCACCCAGGAACGTCTCGGTGCTCATGAATGGATCTGGTGAAATagtggagggagattcagtgactctgatctgcagcagtgattcaaacccacctgcagaAATCAGCTGGATTAAAGGAGGAACAACCGTAGGATCTGGAAGAATCTACAACATCTCAAAGATCAGATCTGATCACAGTGAAGAATACAAGTGCAAGTCCAGAAATAAACATGGAGAGAAATACTCTGAAGCTGTGGCTTTCAACATCAAGT ACCCACCCAGGAACGTTTCAGTGTTCATGAATGGATCTGGTGAAATagtggagggagattcagtgactctgatctgcagcagtgattcaaacccacctgcTCTGAACTTCTTCTGGTTTAAGGAGAATCAAAGCTCATCTGTTGGATCTGGACAGAGTTTCAGTGCACTACAGAGTGGACGCTTCTACTGTGAGGCTCACAATCAACACGGATCTCAGAGATCAGACGCTGTTTCTGTCACAG TTCATCCTGGTGACGGTCAGAATGTGATTGTGATCACAGCAGCATCTGGAGGAGGattattcatcatcatcatcatcgtcatcataaT TGTTTATCACAGGATGAAACGACAGGATGTTAATTCTGAAGATTTTACAGTCAATGAG AATGATCTCTATTCTTACACGTCTCAGAGAGTCTCAGAGGCTCTTTCTGAACCTGATAGAGTCAGTGATGCTCTGTATATCAATGTGAGCCGATTGAGAGGAAAAACTCCTGAATCCAGAGACACTGAGGAGATCCAGTACGCAACTGTCCAAcatcacagaaagaaagagacgaACAGACCGGAAGATAATGAAT atgtAGAAACCCTGGAAAAGCCTTCAGTGATCTACAGCGGCGTCAGATGA
- the LOC122349197 gene encoding B-cell receptor CD22-like: MVMPIRMAPPLPLIFLFIIYGVSSSEWGVSYSSSQICALMNSSVIMNCSYAYPPENLIMTAFWTNNPTKVGAEPPDLSEDPEYSQRFQYLGDKQQNCSMKLNHVTRKDEQEYYFRFTADKPNGKWIGKPGVTLTVTDLQVESPERVTEGDSVRLTCKSSCALTDRATFIWYRNSEPLTERRDRNNTLLLQSVRREDAGRYSCAVHGHNLTSPELKLNVTFAPRNASVSITPSGEILEGDSVTLICSSDSNPPAEISWIKGGTTVGSGRIYNISKIRSDHSGEYKCKSINEHGEKYSEAVNLNVMYPPRSSSVSINRSGEIVEGDSVTLSCSSDSNPPADISWFNGGMFVGYGRIYIISNISSDHSGEYKCKSINEHGEKYSDTMTLNIMYPPRSLAVSISPCCEIVEGDLVTLICSSDSNPPGKISWFKEGKFVGFGRIYSISKITSDHSGEYKCKSRNKHGEKYSDTVTLNVMYPPRNILASIDGSGGVMEGDTVTLICSSDSNPPALNFSWFKGEMFVKSGRIYSISKIRSDHSGEYKCKSTNKHGEKISDAVTLCVMSVRWYLWFKAFSVGVAVGGIFFGASVYICLAKKKNRRSAVKDSANPDPSQDANVCSSFDVSEKSNQIIPEV; encoded by the exons ATGGTGATGCCAATCAGAAtggctcctcctcttcctctgatCTTTCTGTTCATAATTTACG GGGTTTCTAGCTCTGAATGGGGTGTGAGTTACAGTTCTTCTCAAATCTGTGCACTGATGAATTCATCAGTGATAATGAACTGTAGCTACGCATACCCTCCTGAAAATCTGATAATGACAGCGTTTTGGACCAATAACCCTACAAAAGTGGGAGCAGAGCCTCCAGATCTGTCTGAGGACCCTGAATACAGTCAGAGGTTTCAGTATCTGGGAGATAAACAGCAGAACTGCTCCATGAAACTGAATCATGTGACAAGGAAAGACGAACAGGAGTACTATTTCAGATTCACAGCTGACAAACCTAATGGCAAATGGATTGGTAAACCTGGAGTGACTCTTACTGTCACAG aTCTTCAGGTGGAGTCTcctgagagagtgacagagggAGATTCAGTCCGTCTGACATGTAAAAGCAGCTGCGCTCTGACTGACAGAGCAACATTCATCTGGTACAGAAACTCAGAGCCATTAActgagagaagagacagaaacaatacACTCCTGCTGCAGTCAGTCAGAAGAGAGGATGCAGGCAGATATAGCTGTGCTGTACATGGCCACAACCTCACATCACCTGAATTGAAGCTCAATGTCACAT ttgcacCCAGAAATGCGTCTGTGTCCATCACTCCATCTGGTGAGATAttggagggagattcagtgactctgatctgcagcagtgattcaaacccacctgcagaAATCAGCTGGATTAAAGGAGGAACAACTGTAGGATCTGGAAGAATCTACAACATCTCAAAGATCAGATCTGATCACAGTGGAGAATACAAGTGCAAGTCCATCAATGAACATGGAGAGAAATACTCTGAAGCTGTCAATTTAAATGTCATGT ATCCTCCCAGGAGCAGCTCAGTGTCTATAAATAGATCTGGTGAAATAGTGGAAggagattcagtgactctgagctgcagcagtgattcaaacccacctgcagaTATCAGCTGGTTTAATGGAGGAATGTTTGTAGGATATGGAAGAATCTACATAATTTCAAACATCAGCTCTGATCACAGTGGAGAATACAAGTGCAAGTCCATCAATGAACATGGAGAGAAATACTCTGATACTATGACTCTAAACATCATGT ACCCTCCCAGGAGCTTAGCAGTGTCCATCAGTCCATGCTGTGAAATAGTGGAAGGAGATTTAGTGACTTtgatctgcagcagtgattcAAACCCACCTGGGAAAATCAGCTGGTTTAAAGAAGGAAAATTTGTAGGATTTGGAAGAATCTACAGCATCTCAAAGATCACATCTGATCACAGTGGAGAATACAAGTGCAAGTCCAGAAATAAACATGGAGAGAAATACTCTGATACTGTGACTTTAAATGTCATGT ATCCTCCCAGGAACATCTTAGCGTCCATAGATGGATCTGGTGGAGTAATGGAAGGAGacacagtgactctgatctgcagcagtgattcaaacccacctgcTCTGAACTTCAGCTGGTTCAAAGGAGAGATGTTTGTAAAATCTGGAAGAATCTACAGCATCTCAAAGATCAGATCTGATCACAGTGGAGAATACAAGTGCAAGTCAACAAATAAGCATGGAGAGAAAATCTCTGATGCTGTGACTTTATGTGTAATGT CAGTCAgatggtatttgtggtttaaagCATTCAGTGTTGGTGTGGCAGTTGGTGGTATTTTTTTTGGAGCATCAGTGTACATTTG TCTTGCTAAAAAGAAGAACAGAAGATCTGCTGTGAAGGACTCTGCT AACCCTGATCCCAGTCAAGATGCAAATGTGTGCAGTTCTTTTGATGTAAGTGAGAAGTCAAATCAGATAATCCCAGAGGTGTGA